Part of the Cohnella candidum genome, AAATACGCTTTATTTTACGATCATAGACCCCGACGGAAATCCGTTGATGATTACGGAGAAATTAAAAACGCACGGGGATCAGGGGTGAATGTTCTTGTTGGAAATCTTGCAGCAGCAATACGATTGGATCAGAGCCGTTAGAGAAAACTTGTTTGCTTTCATGGAAGAGATTCCTCCTGAAAAATTGCATCAAACGATTCCCGAATTCGGGCGCGGATCCATCATACGGACCCATGCTCATGTCGGTGATTCTTATCGATTCTGGTTGGGATCTTTTGCGTTTAGGAAGATAAATGAACATAAGGATATTTTCGTAGATGAGCACGCTGATGTGAGATTCGTACGTGACAGATTTGCGGAAGTCGATGAAATGGTGCTCCGTTTCTTAAACGAATATCGCGATCGCTGGTCCGAACCTATCGTGCAAGATGAGAGTTGGCAGGGTTACCCGAAGGCGCCTACTCCTATGCTGTTGTTTACTCATACCATGACACATGAATTTCATCACAAAGGTCAAATCGTATCGATGGCCAGACATCTGGGCTGTCCGCCTCCTGCCGATGATCGTTTGGGAGGGCTTTTCACTTAGCATCACCGAATGTTGACCAAGGCGATCAAAGTGTCTATAATCTTGTCAAAGCATACCAATCAGGCATTGACCAAAGACATGGTCTCGTTTACGGACGGTACAGAGAGAGGGAGGATTGCTGAGACTCCCTACGGCAACCGAAGCGAGATTACCCCTTTGCAGCCGTGACGCTGAACCCGGATGGCGAACATGACCTCCGGCAGTAAACGCCGCCGTCCGATCCCCGTTACCGGATTCCGAATAAGGGCTTGCCGTATGCGCTGAATTGCGCCTAACGGTAAGCTGAATCAGGGTGGAACCACGAGCCGAACGCACTCGTCCCTTTGGGATAGAGGCGTTTTTTTGCGTTCGAATTTTACCCTGGGAGGAAGCAAAAATGGACAATCAAGCAACATCGGAAGAACTCGGTCGGTTAAGGCACAGCGCGGCGCACGTGATGGCGCAGGCCATCGCGCGTATCTACGGGCGAAAAGCGGTAAGGCTCGGTATTGGGCCGGTGATTGAGTCCGGATTTTATTACGACATCGATATTGAGAAGTCGTTGTCGGTTGAAGATCTGGCCGAGATTGAGGCGGAAATGCGAAAGATCGTGCAGGAGGATTGGCCGATCGTACGGCGTGTCGTCGATCGGGAGGAGGCGGTACGGCTTTTCGAGGAGTTAGGGGACGGCCTAAAGCTGGAGCTAATCCGTGATTTGCCGGAGTCGGCGGAAATCACGATTTATGAGCAGGGAGAGTTTTTCGATCTTTGCAGAGGCCCGCATGCCGCGTCGACGGGCAAAATTAAGGCATTCAAGCTGCTCAGCGTGGCTGGCGCCTACTGGCGTGGGGATTCGAAGAACCCAATGCTGCAACGGATTTATGGAACGGCGTTCCCGAAGGCATCTCAGTTAGCGGAGCATCTGCATCAGCTTGAGGAGGCGAAGAAACGGGATCACCGAAAGCTTGGCAAAGAGCTCGGGTTGTTCATGTTCTCCGAAGAAGCGCCTGGAATGCCGTTCTATCTTCCGAAGGGGATGACCATCCGGACCGAGCTTGAAAACTTCTCGCGCGAAATGCAGAACCAGCGGGATTACGACGAGGTACGTACTCCGTTCATGATGAACCGGCGATTGTGGGAACAGTCGGGACATTGGGACCACTACAAAGATAACATGTACTTTACGGACGTGGACGAGACGCCGTTCGCGCTGAAGCCGATGAATTGTCCGGGACACATGCTCATTTTCAAGAACAGTCTTCACTCCTATCGGGAGCTGCCGATTCGCATATCGGAATTCGGCCAGGTGCACCGCCATGAGTTTTCAGGGGCGCTCAACGGAATGATGCGGGTTCGCACGTTCTGCCAGGACGATGCGCATATCTTCATCCGCCAGGATCAGATCGAAGATGAGATCAACCGGACGATTGCGCTGATCGATCATATTTATCAGGTGTTCGGCTTTGAATATAAAATCGAGCTGTCGACTCGGCCGGAAGATTTCTTAGGTACGGTAGAGATCTGGGACGAAGCGGAGCAAGCTTTGCAAAATGCGTTGGATAAGCGAGGTATCCCTTATCGTATTAATGAGGGTGACGGAGCTTTTTACGGCCCCAAAATCGACTTTCATATTCTGGATGCGCTCAAGCGCAGCTGGCAATGCGGCACGATTCAACTGGATTATCAGATGCCGGAGAAGTTCGACCTTACGTACATCGGCGAAGACAATCAGAAGCATCGGCCAATCGTCATCCACCGGGCCATTTACGGCTCCATTGACCGATTCATCGGTATTTTGACGGAGCATTACAGCGGGGCATTCCCCGTTTGGCTCGCCCCTGTTCAGGTGAAGCTGTTGCCCGTCTCGGATCCGTACATCGATTATGCATTACACGTGAAGCAAGAGCTTGCGGAAGCGGGCATCCGCGTGGAAGTGGATATCCGAAATGAGAAGCTGGGCTATAAAATTCGCGAGGCCCAGTTGGAGAAGGTCCCCTACATGTTCGTCATCGGCGAGAAGGAAAAAAGTTCGGAAGCGGTGGCAGTTAGACGCAGGGGAGAAGGCGATATCGGTTCCATGACGGTCTCTGAGGTATCCAAGCAAATCGTAAAAGAAATTCAAGAGAAGAAATAGCTTTTCGCGCGGCTGAACCATACACCTTATGCTATAATTTTCCTTATTCATGTATTTATGATTATGGCTTAGAAGGGAGTTCTGTATGCCGCGCCCAATACTTCGCAAGAAATGGCTTTCCGTTACACTTGCAGCGGGTCTTCTGCTTACGGCTTATGCCCCGGTCGGCTTCGCGGCCGAATCAAATCAAACTCAGGCCGAGACGAATTCGAGTGTACCCGGATATGCGGACGTGCCGGATCATGCTTGGTATGCAAAGGCTGTGAATGGATGGATTGCTCTGGGCATTCTGAAGCCTGAGCAAGGGGATAAATTTCAGCCTGACTTCGTGACGACACGCGGCGATTTTGCTTTCTTGCTCGCTTACTCGCTCGGATTGACTCCCTCTTCAAAACCGGCGGCTTTCAAGGACCTTTCGGGCAATGATCTGGCCGGATATATTACCGCTTTGCAGGAGTCCGGGCTCGCGAACGGCTACGCGGACGGCACTTTCCGTCCGAGCGCTCCGGTTACCCGTGCCGAAGCAGCCCGTTGGATTGCCGCGGCAAGAAAGCTGCAGACGGAATCCCCAACGAGCCGGCGATTTCGCGATGTTTCTCCTGACAGCTGGTATTCCGGCTCCGTGGAAACGTTGTTGAAAGCGGGTATCGTATCCGGAAAATCCGACGATCGATTCGCCCCGGCCGACTCCATTAGCCGAGCTGAAACGATCTCCATGCTGGACCGGTCTTTTTTTAGCCCTCCGCTTATTCAGGACGTTCGCGCCGACGGCGTGATCATGATCGACGGCAGGGCCTACCATGCAGACGAATCGATAAGCGGAATTTTTCAATGGTCGAATAAGGCCGTATTACAAAATGCGGCGATTCAGTTCACGGCTGACGGTAACAAAATCGTATCCGTAGAATACTTGATGATCGGTTATAAAGGCGCATTGGCAAGGGAGGATAAACCTCTCGTATTAGACGCCGACGGAAACGCGATTAACGGCATCGTGATGGTAGACGCGGATCATGTCACGCTGGCGAATCTGGAAGTGAAAGGCGATCTGATTCTTGGCCGGGGATTCCAATCCGATTTTCTGGCCTATCACGTGAGCGTCAAAGGCCAAACCGTTTATTTGGAGGATTTCGGCCGGTCGAAGGATCAGGTATCCAATCTGGATTTACAGGACAGCGATTTGGGGAAAGTGGTTCTTGGAAACAGCGTGAATGTAAGACAGGTCCATATCGATTCCGGCAAGTTGTCCAAAACCGGGGACAAACCGGCAAAAGTAATACGCGTATCGGCTGAACCGGAGAAGACCGGCAAGCTAAACCTTCCGACGGCGACTCCTAAATTACCGCCGCTGGGGATTCCCATCTTACCGACGGGTACTGAAAAGCCGCCAACCGGTCCTCCGGTCCTTGCGCCCGGTCTTCATCTTCAAGTAACCGATGGCGCCATCATTGCCACGAACTCGGGGGGAGCCTCGCTTTTCAAGCCGGTCAGTTCGGCTATGTGCCGAACATGAATCCGCCGCCGATTGTTTTGCCATCTAATCCCGGTTTACAATTCGCACCTCCGCCGATTTTCAATGGCAGCGGCATTGGGGGACCTCCCTCGGATCCTTCCAGGGATCAGAAGAGGCCATTGAAGGTCACGTGCGAGAACGTCAACTGCAATGTGGAAGCACTCGTAAATGCGAAGATAGGTGTCGACGGGGCCGGAACGATAAGCGGCATTATCGTTCACTCCGGCGCAGATGCCGAATATACCGGTGACAAGCCGATACAAAAACTGGTTCTCGGCGATCCTAACACAACAATAGGCGCGACCTTCACGGGATCGGCGAACATCGAAAACGTAACGGTGAACGACACGAACGGGTCCATTACCTTGAAATCGAAGGGAACGATCGGGAATCTCATTTTACCGCCAGGCATGGATCCGAAAAGTCTGTTCCCGAATCCCGGCGATTTGAACAATGTGGCCGAAATCGGCGGTGTTCGGACGGCGTCGTACTGCTCGCTGAATCCCTCCGACTCAAGCTGCCGAACGCCTGCACCACCGGTATCAGTACCCACGCCTTCCGTTACCGACGTGA contains:
- a CDS encoding DinB family protein; translation: MLEILQQQYDWIRAVRENLFAFMEEIPPEKLHQTIPEFGRGSIIRTHAHVGDSYRFWLGSFAFRKINEHKDIFVDEHADVRFVRDRFAEVDEMVLRFLNEYRDRWSEPIVQDESWQGYPKAPTPMLLFTHTMTHEFHHKGQIVSMARHLGCPPPADDRLGGLFT
- the thrS gene encoding threonine--tRNA ligase, producing MDNQATSEELGRLRHSAAHVMAQAIARIYGRKAVRLGIGPVIESGFYYDIDIEKSLSVEDLAEIEAEMRKIVQEDWPIVRRVVDREEAVRLFEELGDGLKLELIRDLPESAEITIYEQGEFFDLCRGPHAASTGKIKAFKLLSVAGAYWRGDSKNPMLQRIYGTAFPKASQLAEHLHQLEEAKKRDHRKLGKELGLFMFSEEAPGMPFYLPKGMTIRTELENFSREMQNQRDYDEVRTPFMMNRRLWEQSGHWDHYKDNMYFTDVDETPFALKPMNCPGHMLIFKNSLHSYRELPIRISEFGQVHRHEFSGALNGMMRVRTFCQDDAHIFIRQDQIEDEINRTIALIDHIYQVFGFEYKIELSTRPEDFLGTVEIWDEAEQALQNALDKRGIPYRINEGDGAFYGPKIDFHILDALKRSWQCGTIQLDYQMPEKFDLTYIGEDNQKHRPIVIHRAIYGSIDRFIGILTEHYSGAFPVWLAPVQVKLLPVSDPYIDYALHVKQELAEAGIRVEVDIRNEKLGYKIREAQLEKVPYMFVIGEKEKSSEAVAVRRRGEGDIGSMTVSEVSKQIVKEIQEKK
- a CDS encoding S-layer homology domain-containing protein; its protein translation is MPRPILRKKWLSVTLAAGLLLTAYAPVGFAAESNQTQAETNSSVPGYADVPDHAWYAKAVNGWIALGILKPEQGDKFQPDFVTTRGDFAFLLAYSLGLTPSSKPAAFKDLSGNDLAGYITALQESGLANGYADGTFRPSAPVTRAEAARWIAAARKLQTESPTSRRFRDVSPDSWYSGSVETLLKAGIVSGKSDDRFAPADSISRAETISMLDRSFFSPPLIQDVRADGVIMIDGRAYHADESISGIFQWSNKAVLQNAAIQFTADGNKIVSVEYLMIGYKGALAREDKPLVLDADGNAINGIVMVDADHVTLANLEVKGDLILGRGFQSDFLAYHVSVKGQTVYLEDFGRSKDQVSNLDLQDSDLGKVVLGNSVNVRQVHIDSGKLSKTGDKPAKVIRVSAEPEKTGKLNLPTATPKLPPLGIPILPTGTEKPPTGPPVLAPGLHLQVTDGAIIATNSGGASLFKPVSSAMCRT